The sequence GGCCGTAGGGGTTCAAGAGGGGGAACGAGGCCGGGGAGTCGTCGTTCTTCAGCAGGACCACGTCCGCCTTCTTGCCGACCTCGAGGGTGCCCAGGTCGGTGCGGCCCAGTGCGTGGGCGCCGCCGCGGGTCGCCCAGTCCACCACCTGCTCCGCGCGCAGGGCCGCGTGCGTCACCGTTTCGCCCTTCGCGTGGGCTTCCAGGTGCTCGCGGGAGCGGTCCGCGCCCAGGGTGGCGCGCATGGCGGAGAACAGGTCGCCGCTCCACCAGACCGACGTGTCCATCGACAGCGACACCGGGATGCCGTACTGGCGCAGGGCCCAGGTGGGCGGGTAGCCCTGGCCCGCGCTCTGCTCGCTTTCGGTGGACACCGACACCGAGCCGCCGGTCGCGGCGATGCGGTGGTAGGAGTCCGCCGACAGGGAGGCGCCGTGGACGTAGATCGTCTCCGGGGTCATGAACCCGTTGTCGTGCATCAGGCGGATGCCGTCGTCGCCGGTCGCGCCCCACACGCCGGCGTGGGTGGTGACCGGGACGCCGAGGTCGCGGGCCACTTCGAACGCCGGTTTCTCCGGGAACGCCGGGTCGCCGGTGACGTCGAACGCGAGCTGGAAGCCGAGGTCGCCGCCGGTGCGGCGGGCGACGAAGTCGCGGAACTCCGGGGTGCCGGTCCAGTTCGCCGGTGCGTCCTGGATGTTGCCGTAGGCCAGCACGAACCGCCCGGGCACGGCTTCGAGCGCGTCGGCCGCCGCGTCGGCGTGCTGGGTGGTCTGCAGGCCGTGGGACCAGTCCACAGTGGTCGTGACGCCCGCTTCGAGCGCTTCCCAGGCGCCGAGCAGGTTGCCCGCGTAGATGTCCTCGGGGCGGAACACCTTGCCCCATTCGAGGTAGTACCAGACGAAGTACTGCGTGAGCGTCCAGTCGGCGCCGTAGCCACGCATGGCCGTCTGCCACAGGTGCCGGTGGGTGTCGATCATCCCCGGCATGACCAGCCCGCCGGTCGCGTCGATCTCTTCGGTGCCGGCCGGGACCTCCAGCGCGGGCCCGATGGCGGCGATCCGGTCGCCGGTGACGAGGACGTCTTCGCCGGGCAGCACCCGGTGGGCATCGGCCAGCACCGTGCCACCCCGCAGGACGATCGATCCGCTCATCGCTGCCTCCAGTTGCGTACACTCGTCCGCCAGACGGACATCGGGTGGGTGCCGCCACTTTCGTCCTGTGCCGAGCCGGTGTCAATCCCCGCCGCTACGCTGCCGTGGAGGACCATCGGAGAGGGAGGTGGCGCATGCCACGCGAGGGAACCGGTCCCGACTTCATCGAGGCGCTGGCCCGCGGGCTCGAGGTGATCACGGCGTTCCGGCCGGGCCGCCCGGCGATGACCCTCGCCGAAGTCGCCACCGCCGCCGGCCTGGCCCGCCCGACCGCGCGCCGGATCCTGCTCACCCTGGAAGAGCTCGGGTACGTCCGCACCGACGGGCGCGAGTACACGCTCACCCCGCGGGTGCTCGACCTCGGCGTCGCCTACGTCCGCTCGACCGGGCTGTGGGACGTCGCCCGCCCGCACCTGGAACGCCTGGTCGCGCGCACGAACGAGTCGTGCTCGATCGCCCAGCTCGACGGCTCGGACATCGTGTACGTCGCCCGGGTGGCGGTCCCGAAGATCGTCGCGCTCACCGTGCAGATCGGCACCCGGTTCCCGGCGCTGCCGACCTCGCTGGGCAAGGTCCAGCTCGCCGCGCTGCCGCCGGACGAGCTGGAGGCGGTGCTGGCCGAGCCGACCCGGTCCGGGCTGGTGCCGCGCTGGCGGCCCGACCGCGCCGAGCGCGACGCCGAGCTGCGCGAAGTCCGGGCGCGGGGCTGGGCGCTGACCGACGAGCAACTCGCGCCGGGCATCCGGTCGGTGGCCGCGCCGCTGCGTGACGGGTCCGGACGGGTGATCGCCGGGGTGAACGTCAACTGCCACGCCGCCGAGACGCCGGTGGAGAAGCTGCTGGAGCACCACCTGCCGCTGCTGCTGCACACCGCCGGGGAGATCAGCGCGGACTTCGCCCGGCTGGACACCGTCCCGCACGTCACGGTCCCAGCCACGCCTTAACCGCACCCCGTCCGCGCGGCCCGGATGTCATGCCCGGAGGTCTTGAATGAGTCATTCAGGACCTCCGGTGACCTGAATGACTCATTCAAGACGCTCGCTCGGCCGCCGTGCCAAGCGAGCACCTTGACCGCGTCCTCGCAGCGGAGCAAACTGCGGACACTAGTCCGACAGACGGACAGATGCGGAGGCGTTGCGTGGAACGACCCGAGGGCCCGCTGTCCGGGCTGCTGGTCGCGGACTTCTCCCGGGTGCTCGCCGGCCCCTACGCCACGATGCTGCTCGCCGACCTGGGCGCCGACGTCGTCAAGGTCGAAGGGCCCGGCGGCGACGAGACGCGCACGTGGATGCCGCCGGTGCGCGGCGACGTCTCCACCTACTACCTCGGCGTCAACCGCGGGAAGCGGTCGATCGCCCTGGACCTGCGCGACGAAGCCGACGCCGCGGTCGCCCGCGAGCTGGCTGCCCGCGCGGACGTGCTGATCGAGAACTTCAAGCCCGGCGGGCTGGCCAAGTACGGCCTGGACTACGCCGCCGTCAAGGAAACCAACCCCCGCTCCGTCTACGCCTCGATCAGCGGGTTCGGCTCGGGCGAAGGCCGGCACGTGCCCGGTTACGACCTGATGGTGCAGGCGATCTCGGGGCTGATGAGCCTGACCGGCGATCCGGACGGCCCGCCGTACCGGGCGGGGATCTCGGTGTTCGACGTGATGGCGGGCAACCACGCGGTGATCGGCATCCTCGCCGCGCTGCGCCACCGCGACGCGACCGGCGAAGGGCAGCACGTCGAGGTCAACCTGCTGTCCTCGGCGCTGACCGGGCTGGTCAACCACAGCTCCGCCTACGCCGCCGGCGGCGTGGTCCCGTACCGGATGGGCAACGCCCACCCCAGCGTCTTCCCCTACGAACCGCTGCCCACCGCGGACGCCGACCTCATCGTCGCCGCGGCCAACGACGGGCAGTTCCGCAAGCTGTGCGACGTCCTGGACCTGCCAGACGTACCCGACGATCCGCGGTTCGCCCGCAACGCCGACCGCACGAAGAACCGTGAAGAGCTGCGGCCGATCCTGGTGGAACGGCTGGCCAAGAGGAGCGCGGTGGACTGGTTCGAGGCGCTGACGAAGGTCGGTGTCCCATGTGGACCGATCAACACCATCGACGGCGGGTTCGCGATGGCCGAACGGTTCGGCCTCGACCCGGTCGTCGAGGTCGGCGACGGCGACCGCGCCGTCCCGACCACGCGCCACCCGATCCGGTTCTCCGCCACCCCCGCCGCCTACCGGCTGCCGCCGCCGGAACTCGACGAACACGGCGCCGAACTGCGCGCCTGGCTGACGGAGGACCGCGATGCCTGAACCGGCCTACGAAACCGCGCTGGGTTCGTCCACGAAGGACAAGATCACCCTGCTCGGCCGGGACCTCGCCGAGGACGTGATGGGCTCGGTCGGCTTCGGCGAACTCGCCTTCTGGCTGGCGACGCAACGCCGGCCGTCCAAAGGGGAGACTCGCGTCTTCGAGGCGGTCCTGGCCGCGCTGGCCGACCACGGCTTCACCCCGACCGCGATCGTCACCCGGCTGACCTACCTGTCCGCCCCCGACTCCGTCCAGGGCGCGCTCGCCGCCGGGCTGCTGGGCGGCGGGTCGCGGTTCCTCGGCGTCACCGAAGACTGCGGCCGGTTCCTGCACGACGTCCTCGCCGGAGCCGAGCTGCCCGCCGACGAGGCGGGCTGGGACGCGCTCGCGCTGGAGACCGTCCGGAAACAGCGCGCGGCGAAGAAGTTCGTCCCGGGGCTCGGCCACCACGTGCACAAGGACGGCGACCCGCGCACCCGGCGGCTCTTCGCGATCGCCGCGGAGGAGGGACTGCGCGGCCCGCACCTGGAGCTGTTCGCCGCGATCGGCCGCGTGCACCCCCAGGTGCTCGGGAAGACGCTGCCGCTCAACGGCGCGGGCGTCTGCGGGGCGGCGCTGGCCGACCTCGGGCTGCCGCTGGAGCTGCTGCGCGGGTTCGCGTTGCTGGCCCGGACCGCCGGGCTGATCGGCCAGCTCGCCGAGGAGCTGCGCCACCCCGTCGCCAACGACATCTTCCTGTCGGTCGACTTGAACAACCGGCCGGTCCCGCCCGACCCCGAATCCTGAGAGGAACGCCGATGCGGCTCGTCACCGAGGACAACATCACCGAGCTCGCCGCGGCGCGCTGGTCGAGCGCGCATGACCCGCGGACGGCGGAGGTGATGGCCGCGCTCGTGCGCCACCTGCACGCCTTCGCCCGCGAAGTGCGGCTGAGCGAGACCGAGTGGATGGCCGCGATGCGGTGGCTCACCGAAACCGGGCAGATCAGCGACGAGAAGCGGGAGGAGTTCATCCTCGCCTCCGACGTGCTCGGGCTGAGCATGCTGGTGGTGCAGATGAACCACGCCTTCGACGCGAAGGCGACCCCGGCCACGGTGCTCGGCCCGTTCCACATCGACGGCTCCCCGGAAAAGGAGTTCGGCGGCGACATGTCCGACGGCCTGCCCGGCACGCCGCTCTACATCACCGGAACCGTCGCGGGGCTGGACGGCTCCCCCGTCGCCGGCGCGGTGCTGGACGTGTGGCAGGCCGACGAGGAAGGCGCGTACGAGTCGCAGATCCCGGACATCGACGAAGCCCGGCTGCGCGCGAAGTACACCAGCCGCGCCGACGGGGCCTACTGCCTGCGCACGATCGCGCCCAAGGGCTACTCGATCCCGATGGACGGCCCGGTCGGCGAGCTGATCCGCGGCACCGACATCAGCCACTTCCGGCCCGCCCACGTGCACTTCCTGATCAACGCGGCCGGCTACGAACCGCTGATCACGCACCTGTTCCAGGAAGGCGCCGAATACCTCGACACCGATGTCGTGTTCGGCACCAAGCAGGAACTGGTCGTCGCGTTCGAGTCCCGCGAGCCCGGGCCGACACCGGACGGCGGGCACTGCGCCTGGCCGTGGCTCGAGGCCCGGTACGACTTCGTCCTCCAGCCCGTGTGACCCGCGGTGCGCGCCGCGGAGATCCGGGTGGCGGGCGAGCCGCCCGTGGTGACCGACCGGCCGGAGCCCGAACCGGGGCCGGCGGAGGTCGCGGTCAGCGTCACGGCGGCCCCGATCACCCCGCTCGACGTGCTCTGCGCGTCCGGCACGTCCTACTTCGGCCGCCCGGCGACGCCGTACGTGCCGGGGGTGCAGGGGGTCGGCGTGCTGACCCGGCCGGCGCCGACGCACCCGGCGGGCACGCCGGTCTGGTTCGCCACCGCCGCGGGCATGCTCCCCGGTGACGGCAGCATGGCCGAGCACGCCGCGGTGGCGTCCACCGACGTCGTCGTTCTGCCGCCGGGCGCCGACCACGCCCTGGTGGCGGCGCTCGGGCTGTCGGCGGTCGCGGCGTGGCGGTGCCTGACCGCGACCGGGGAACTCACCGCCGGGGAAACGGTGCTGGTGCTCGGGGCCGGCGGGGTCGTCGGCCAGTCGGCGGTCCAGCTGGCGCGGGTGGCCGGTGCGGGGCACGTCGTCGCGTGCGCGCGCTCGGCGGCCGCGGTGGAACGGGCCCGGCGGCTCGGCGCGGACTCGGCGGTCCAGCTCGAAGCAGGCGACGACGTCGGGAGCCTCGCGCGGCGGCTCGGCGAGCACCCGGTGGACCTGGTGATCGACCCGGTGTGGGGACTCCCGGCCGCGGCAGCGCTGCACGCGCTGCGCCCGGGCGGGCGCCTGGTCAACCTCGGCAGTTCCGCCGGCGAGCAGAGCCCGCTCTCCTCGGCCGTGCTGCGCAGCCGGTCGCTGCGTGTCCGGGGGTACACGAACAACGAGCTCAGCGCGGACGAGCGCCGCGAAGCGCTCCTGACGGTGGTCGGGCACGCGCTGGCCGGTGCCCTGACCGTCGACTACGCGCGGGTCGCGTTGCAGGACGCGGCCCGGGCGTGGACCCGCCCGGGCCGCGTGGTGCTAGTTCCCTAGGCCGGCGTACCCGTCGGTGGCCAGGCGCTTGCCGATCTGGTCGTAGACGGCCTGGTCCTCGGGTGCGATCGTGCCCAGGCCGTCGACGTACCGGTTGAACAGGCAGAACGACGCCGCGATCAGCACGGTGTCGTGGATTTCGACGTCCGTGGCGCCCTCGGCGCGGGCGGCGGCGACGAGCTCGTCGGTGACCGCGCGCCCGGTTTCGCGGACGGCGAGGGCGATCCACAGCAGCGCCTTGATCTTCGCCGACACCGGCGCGTCGTCGATCCCCCCGCACGCGGCGTCGACCACCGCGCGGCCGCCGTCGAGGGTCTCGGCGGCCGCGGCGGCGTGACTGCCGGTGCAGAAGCGGCACTCGTTGCCGTTGGACACGACGGCCGCGATCAGCTCGCGTTCGCCGACGGTGAGGGAGTTGGGACCGCGCAGCAGCACTTCGGCCAGCTGCCCGAGCGGCGCCGCGGTCTCCGGCCGGTAGGCGAACAGGGCGGAGATCCCGGGCAGGGCCGGGTCGAGCGGGATGTGCGGCATCGGTCCTCCTGGGGTGGGGCGAAAGATCCTCCTCGCGAGTCTTTCGCCCCGCGGCGGCCCGGCCAACCTCCGCTTTGCGCAACCGGGCCGCTGCCGAACGCCTCAGCCGATGCTGAAGTCGTCCGCGTAGAGGGCGCTTTGGCCGTACCAGCCGTGGACGTAGACGGTCACCGCGCCCGACGCGCCGGTGGTGAAGGGCACCGACAGCTGGGTCCAGCCGCTGCTGGAGGTCCAGGTGCTCGCGCTGGCCGCGCCGCGGACGCCGACGTAGGCGTAGCTGCCCTGCACCCATGCCTTGAGCGTGTAGGCGTGGTTGGGGGCGAGGGTGACGTTCTGCGCGGCTTCGCCGGTGGCCGAGGCGGTGGGCACGACCTGCAGCGCGTGCGTGCCCGAGTGGGCCGGGGAAGCGACGATCGCGTCACCCGCGGCGCTCCACGGGCTCAGCGCGCCGGTTTCGAAGCCGCCGTTGACGACCCCGCCGGCGGGCGGGGTGCCGTTCACGGTGAGCGTGAAGGTGGCGCTGTGGCTGCCGGAGGTGGCCGCGCCGGTGACGGTCAGCGGGTAGACGCCGGGGACCGCCGCGGTCGTGGTGCTCACCGACAGGGTCGCGGTGCCGCCCGCGGTCACCGTGCCCGGGCTGACCGACGCCGTGACGCCGGCGGGCGCGCCGGTGACCGACAGCGCGACCTGCTGCGCGGAGCCGGACGTCACCGCGGTGGTGATGGTCGCCGTGGCGGACTTGCCGGGGTCGACGGCGGCCGAGGCCGGGTTCGCGGTGAGGGAGAAGTCGTTGCCGGGGACGGAGGTGCCGCCGGTGAAGGGCTCGAAGGCGTGGCTGAAGAACCAGGTGTCCTGGGCGATGCCGGAGCAGTTGTCCGCGGCGGCGCCGCCGCGGCAGCTGCCGTTGTCGCGCTGCAGCGCCCAGAAGGAGATCTCGTTGATGCCCTTGGCGACGGCCCAGTTGTAGACGGTCGCGGCGTCGGCGGTGGTGAAGGTTTCGGCGGGGCCGAAGTCGTCGACGCCGATCATCTCGGTGACCCCGACGCTCGCCCACAGCTGCGCCTGCGTCTTGCCCGGGTAGAGCGCGGCGAGCTGGGAGACCAGCCCGGTCGCGGCGGTCTGGGTGTCGGTGGCCATCTGGTGGGCGGCGTTGTCGTAGTAGTCGAAGGTCATCAGGTTGACCACGTCGACGCGGGTGCCGTTGGTGACGGCGTTGCGCAGCACGGCCAGGCCGCTGTCGGCGAGGCCGTGGGTGGTCGTGGGCAGGGTGTAGGAGATCTGCAGGGAGCGGCCGTTCGCGGCGGCCCAGTCCTGGACCTTCTTGATGGCCTTGTTGCGGCGGTCGATGCCGGCGGCGTTGGTGAGGGAGTTGTCTTCGATGTCCATGTCGAGCCGCGGGACGTAGTAGGTGGTGATCACCGATTCGTAGGCGGCGGCGATGGAGTCCACGCTTGTGCAGCTGTCGGCGATCTCGGTGCCGGTGTTGTCGGCGGTGTAGCCGCCGAAGGACGGGATGACGTCCCCGCCGCGGGAGCGGATCGTGGCGATGTCGGCGCCGAAGGTCGAGTTCGCGATCGGCATCCCGGTGTCGCCGTTCCAGTAGACGGTGCAGGAGCCCTTGGTGGCGGCCTGGATGAATGCCATGGTGAGGTGCTTGGCGCCGGACTGCTGGGCCAGCGCGGCCGGACTCTCCCCCGTCCAGGCTTCGAAGTAGGGCGCGAACACGTGCGCGGGCAGCGGCGTGGCGGCCTGCGCGGTTCCGGCGGCGCTGACCAGCGAACCGGCCGAAACCGTCAGCGCGGCCAGGAAAACGGACATTCGGGCGGAGAATCTGCGTCGTCGCATCTAGCGCTCCAGAGCCGGCGGTGAACCGTGCCGCGGCGGTGCACGGGGGAACGCCCTCAGGATTGGATCAGACCAATCAGTCCGTCAAGGTCTAGACCACTAAACCGGCCGGACGGCCGCCGGGGTTGCGCCGAGCGTGACCAAGTCCACCCGACTAACGATCGTGACAAAAACGTTCCAACACCACGGATCTCCCGGTAGCGTGCGCGTCCATGCGGGTGACATGGGGGAAGATTGGACAACACAGAGTGACCAAACCGTGGCGGGCGGCCCCGAAGGCCGCCCTCTCCAGCCCGCTGACGCTCATCGTGGCCGCGGTGACCTCACTGCTCGCCTGCTTCCTCGGCACCGCCGCGGTCCTGCAGGCCTCCGCGGCCGGCGGCGCTACGGTGAACTACCAGACCGGCATCACCTGCCCCGACAGCTACGGCCCGGTCTTCGGCAAGGGCAACATCCGCGTCCAGGACATCCCCGCCGTCACCCAGGCCGTCCAGCGGCACGCCCCCGCCCACGGCTTCGGCGCACCCGTCGTCGGCGCCTACACGACCGTGCTGCGCGGCACCGAGTTCAACGGCGACCCGCACTACAAGATCCGCCTCGGCTACCGCGACCAGGTCGGCCTGGACAACCTGACGCTCCAGCAAGGCTCGCGCGCACCCGGCCTGTGGCTGGGCAACGTCGTCGCCGACGCCGAACACATCGGGGTCGGCGCGAAACCCAGCTTCCAGGGCATCCCGCTGCCGCCGGTCACCGGCATCTACGGCGACCTGCTCGACCCGCCACCGCGGTGGTGGTGCTCCCAGCAGTCCGGCGCCGTCGTCGACCGGCTGGTCGACGACCCGATCGACTCGATCGTCTTCGCCACCGACCAGAAGACCTTCGACACCGCGATCAAGGCCATCGGCCTGCCGACGATGCAGTACTTCCACATTTCCTTCTACGAACCGGCCCCGACCACCCTCAGCGCCGCCGAAGACCTGCTGCGGCGCTCCCAGGACCTCGTCGCCGACGTCCGCGCCGACCTCACCGCCCAGGGCCTCGGGTCCCTGGTGGCCGCCAACGTCCCCACCTTCGAACGCTCGGTGCAGATCGCCCGCCAGGCCCAGGACAACGTCTTCGTCTCGATCCTGCCGCTCGCCCTGATCAGCGTCCTGGTCGGCTGCGCCGGCCTCGGCACCGTCGCCCTGCAGTGGTACCAGCGGCGGCACGCGCAGCTGCGCCTGCTCTCCGCCCGCGGCAGCGGCCCGGCCGCGCTGGGCGGGCTCGCCGTCGCCGAACTCGGCCTGCCGATCTTCGTGGGCGGCGCCGCCGGAGCCGTCGCGGCCCGGCTGCTGCTGGGCGTCTACGGCCCGCCGGGCGCCCCGGATCCGGCCGCCGAGCTGCGGGCCGCTGGGGTCGCGGCGGGCACGCTGGCGGTCTCGCTGGCGCTGCTGGCCCTCGTCGTCGCCGTCCGCGTCCACCGGGAGTTCGAACTCGGCCGGGTCCGGGGCAAGGGCAACCGGGCGCGGGCGCTGGCGTACTTCCCGTGGGAGCTCGCGACCGCGGGAATGGCCTGGCTCGGCTGGAACCGCCTCGCGCACTACGGCAGCGGGTCCC is a genomic window of Amycolatopsis lexingtonensis containing:
- a CDS encoding carboxymuconolactone decarboxylase family protein encodes the protein MPHIPLDPALPGISALFAYRPETAAPLGQLAEVLLRGPNSLTVGERELIAAVVSNGNECRFCTGSHAAAAAETLDGGRAVVDAACGGIDDAPVSAKIKALLWIALAVRETGRAVTDELVAAARAEGATDVEIHDTVLIAASFCLFNRYVDGLGTIAPEDQAVYDQIGKRLATDGYAGLGN
- a CDS encoding CaiB/BaiF CoA transferase family protein gives rise to the protein MERPEGPLSGLLVADFSRVLAGPYATMLLADLGADVVKVEGPGGDETRTWMPPVRGDVSTYYLGVNRGKRSIALDLRDEADAAVARELAARADVLIENFKPGGLAKYGLDYAAVKETNPRSVYASISGFGSGEGRHVPGYDLMVQAISGLMSLTGDPDGPPYRAGISVFDVMAGNHAVIGILAALRHRDATGEGQHVEVNLLSSALTGLVNHSSAYAAGGVVPYRMGNAHPSVFPYEPLPTADADLIVAAANDGQFRKLCDVLDLPDVPDDPRFARNADRTKNREELRPILVERLAKRSAVDWFEALTKVGVPCGPINTIDGGFAMAERFGLDPVVEVGDGDRAVPTTRHPIRFSATPAAYRLPPPELDEHGAELRAWLTEDRDA
- a CDS encoding IclR family transcriptional regulator domain-containing protein, which encodes MPREGTGPDFIEALARGLEVITAFRPGRPAMTLAEVATAAGLARPTARRILLTLEELGYVRTDGREYTLTPRVLDLGVAYVRSTGLWDVARPHLERLVARTNESCSIAQLDGSDIVYVARVAVPKIVALTVQIGTRFPALPTSLGKVQLAALPPDELEAVLAEPTRSGLVPRWRPDRAERDAELREVRARGWALTDEQLAPGIRSVAAPLRDGSGRVIAGVNVNCHAAETPVEKLLEHHLPLLLHTAGEISADFARLDTVPHVTVPATP
- a CDS encoding amidohydrolase family protein, with protein sequence MSGSIVLRGGTVLADAHRVLPGEDVLVTGDRIAAIGPALEVPAGTEEIDATGGLVMPGMIDTHRHLWQTAMRGYGADWTLTQYFVWYYLEWGKVFRPEDIYAGNLLGAWEALEAGVTTTVDWSHGLQTTQHADAAADALEAVPGRFVLAYGNIQDAPANWTGTPEFRDFVARRTGGDLGFQLAFDVTGDPAFPEKPAFEVARDLGVPVTTHAGVWGATGDDGIRLMHDNGFMTPETIYVHGASLSADSYHRIAATGGSVSVSTESEQSAGQGYPPTWALRQYGIPVSLSMDTSVWWSGDLFSAMRATLGADRSREHLEAHAKGETVTHAALRAEQVVDWATRGGAHALGRTDLGTLEVGKKADVVLLKNDDSPASFPLLNPYGHVAFQAQRGDVHTVLVDGRVVKRDGHLVGVDLPALRRRVEDTVEHLRSQLGEEAWRQGMNPDVPETKILDNPYTYTTYQSDTTHGG
- a CDS encoding zinc-binding dehydrogenase, producing the protein MRAAEIRVAGEPPVVTDRPEPEPGPAEVAVSVTAAPITPLDVLCASGTSYFGRPATPYVPGVQGVGVLTRPAPTHPAGTPVWFATAAGMLPGDGSMAEHAAVASTDVVVLPPGADHALVAALGLSAVAAWRCLTATGELTAGETVLVLGAGGVVGQSAVQLARVAGAGHVVACARSAAAVERARRLGADSAVQLEAGDDVGSLARRLGEHPVDLVIDPVWGLPAAAALHALRPGGRLVNLGSSAGEQSPLSSAVLRSRSLRVRGYTNNELSADERREALLTVVGHALAGALTVDYARVALQDAARAWTRPGRVVLVP
- a CDS encoding dioxygenase, encoding MRLVTEDNITELAAARWSSAHDPRTAEVMAALVRHLHAFAREVRLSETEWMAAMRWLTETGQISDEKREEFILASDVLGLSMLVVQMNHAFDAKATPATVLGPFHIDGSPEKEFGGDMSDGLPGTPLYITGTVAGLDGSPVAGAVLDVWQADEEGAYESQIPDIDEARLRAKYTSRADGAYCLRTIAPKGYSIPMDGPVGELIRGTDISHFRPAHVHFLINAAGYEPLITHLFQEGAEYLDTDVVFGTKQELVVAFESREPGPTPDGGHCAWPWLEARYDFVLQPV
- a CDS encoding glycosyl hydrolase family 18 protein, whose product is MSVFLAALTVSAGSLVSAAGTAQAATPLPAHVFAPYFEAWTGESPAALAQQSGAKHLTMAFIQAATKGSCTVYWNGDTGMPIANSTFGADIATIRSRGGDVIPSFGGYTADNTGTEIADSCTSVDSIAAAYESVITTYYVPRLDMDIEDNSLTNAAGIDRRNKAIKKVQDWAAANGRSLQISYTLPTTTHGLADSGLAVLRNAVTNGTRVDVVNLMTFDYYDNAAHQMATDTQTAATGLVSQLAALYPGKTQAQLWASVGVTEMIGVDDFGPAETFTTADAATVYNWAVAKGINEISFWALQRDNGSCRGGAAADNCSGIAQDTWFFSHAFEPFTGGTSVPGNDFSLTANPASAAVDPGKSATATITTAVTSGSAQQVALSVTGAPAGVTASVSPGTVTAGGTATLSVSTTTAAVPGVYPLTVTGAATSGSHSATFTLTVNGTPPAGGVVNGGFETGALSPWSAAGDAIVASPAHSGTHALQVVPTASATGEAAQNVTLAPNHAYTLKAWVQGSYAYVGVRGAASASTWTSSSGWTQLSVPFTTGASGAVTVYVHGWYGQSALYADDFSIG
- a CDS encoding FtsX-like permease family protein, coding for MTKPWRAAPKAALSSPLTLIVAAVTSLLACFLGTAAVLQASAAGGATVNYQTGITCPDSYGPVFGKGNIRVQDIPAVTQAVQRHAPAHGFGAPVVGAYTTVLRGTEFNGDPHYKIRLGYRDQVGLDNLTLQQGSRAPGLWLGNVVADAEHIGVGAKPSFQGIPLPPVTGIYGDLLDPPPRWWCSQQSGAVVDRLVDDPIDSIVFATDQKTFDTAIKAIGLPTMQYFHISFYEPAPTTLSAAEDLLRRSQDLVADVRADLTAQGLGSLVAANVPTFERSVQIARQAQDNVFVSILPLALISVLVGCAGLGTVALQWYQRRHAQLRLLSARGSGPAALGGLAVAELGLPIFVGGAAGAVAARLLLGVYGPPGAPDPAAELRAAGVAAGTLAVSLALLALVVAVRVHREFELGRVRGKGNRARALAYFPWELATAGMAWLGWNRLAHYGSGSRLGNPLPQVDPLALTYPVFVVLTVGLLTARLAWLALHASHRARLWSRPALQLAIRRLAGARAPVTGVLVIGTLAVGTLATGIGIARGQEEALDTKSAVFVGSNARLDTDSPIGMGDVAMPPSLAGTSTVVGELTGTGSVVLVVDPATFAHGAAVDSVPTGDLDGLLRKISQPDPRGTPVIRVGHTAKQTAALPDGLPDAVPASDLPVFPMIGTSPGYVVSRTVLSHAQLDSVPKWSVLTKAPMAEATTALRSAGVFIPNRVSRETALDGLPFFVVSWTFSFVALLGAVLGIVAILSLLVAVEVRRRQNALAGALVLRMGMRPRTLLASHLMELGALSGLAIAVGVACGVSVAGLSVPRFDPATFLAPRSELPDPLPFVLTVVVIGVAVVALAGWIAVRSVRTARTAELIRA
- a CDS encoding citryl-CoA lyase yields the protein MPEPAYETALGSSTKDKITLLGRDLAEDVMGSVGFGELAFWLATQRRPSKGETRVFEAVLAALADHGFTPTAIVTRLTYLSAPDSVQGALAAGLLGGGSRFLGVTEDCGRFLHDVLAGAELPADEAGWDALALETVRKQRAAKKFVPGLGHHVHKDGDPRTRRLFAIAAEEGLRGPHLELFAAIGRVHPQVLGKTLPLNGAGVCGAALADLGLPLELLRGFALLARTAGLIGQLAEELRHPVANDIFLSVDLNNRPVPPDPES